In Fimbriimonadia bacterium, the genomic window CACGGGCGAGACGCCCGTGCCACGGCAGGCACTGCCCCGGCGATGGTTTCGATGTTCTTGGGGCTTGCGTGGCGTCGTGGCATCGCCGTCCCGGCGATGGGCTCCACCACGGGCGAGACGCCCGTGCCACGAGGGCTACTGTCGTGGCATCGCCGTCCCGGCGATGGTCTACACCACGGGCGAGACGCCCGTGCCACGGCAGGCACTGCCCCGGCATCGCCGTCCCGGCGATGGTCTCCACCACGGGCGGGACGCCCGGGCCACGAGGGCTACTGTCCCGGCATCGCCGTCCCGGCGATGGTCTCCACCACGGGCGAGACGCCCGTGCCACGGCGGGACGCCCGAGCAGGGGCGCGCTAGGAGACGGGACCCGGATCGGCGGAGCGGAGCTCGGCCGCCTTCTCCTCCGCCATCGTGTCGTTGATGAACGCTCCCGCACCCGACTCGGACCCCGCCAAGAACTTCAGCTTGTCCGGCGTCCGGTAGGGTGGATAGAACTCCACGTGCATGGTGTAGTGGCCGTGGTCGCCGCCGTCCGTGGGTTGCTGGTGAAATACCATCATGTACGGCAGCGAGAAGCCCCACAGCTTGTCGTAGCGCCGCGCCATGTCCAGCAGAGCCGCTGCGAGGTCCCGCCTATCCGAACGCGACAGCTCCGGCAACCCACCTCGGTGCTCCACCGGAGCAATATACGTCTCGTACGGGTACCGCGCGAAAAAGGGTATGAAGGCCTGCCAGATGCCGGTGCGCGCCACGAGCCTCCGTCCGTCCTCTTCCTCCATTCGGACCACATCCGACATGAGGCGCCTGCCCGTGCGGTCGAAGTGCTCGCGCGAGGCATCTAGCTCGGTCCGTATCTTGGGCGGGATGCAGGGGTAGGCGTATATCTGCCCGTGAGGATGGCTCAGGGTTACTCCGATCTCCTTGCCCTTGTTCTCGAAGACGAACACGTAGTGCACCTCTGGCCTCGCACCCAGCTCTTCCGTGCGGTCCGCCCACACATCCACCAGCCTCGTCACACGCCTCAGATCGAGATCCGCGAAGGTGGCGTTGTGGTCCGAGGTGTAGCACACCACCTCGCACACGCCTACTGCGGGCCGCACCGGGCACAAATCGTTACCCTCCACGCTGGGCTCGGGTGGGGTGCGCTGCAGCGAGGGAAACTTGTTCTCGAAGACCACGATGTCGTAGTCTTCGCGCTCGATCTCAGTGGGGAAGCCGCCCGGCTTGGTGGGGCAGAGGGGGCAATAGTCGTCCGGGGGGAAGAAGGTGCGGTCTTGACGGTGGGTCGCGGTGATGACCCACTCCCGCAAGAACGGATGCCATCGTAACTCGCTCAACCGCACGCTCCTCCTCGACCTTTCGAATGTTTCGAGTGTACTCGAATGCCCAGACGCGTCCTGCGGCTGAAGCCCTCTCCGTAGGACACCCACCAACCGGGCCTGGCTCGAACACCAGGGCGGCTGGTGCGTATATACTGCTACTAGCACCGGCAAAGTCGGCGCCCCGCGATGGGCCGATCGCACGGGCTGTATGCCGGCGTCTGCTTGTCTGCGGAGATGGTCGCATGAAGAGAACGTTCCTGATCCTCGCCACCGTCATCGGTGGTCTTGCCCTGCTCTGGTGGTTCATGGTCGGCAATCGCGCGAAGGAGCCCGACGTCATCTACCGCACCGAGAAGGCCACGCGAAACACCGTCACACTCAGCTTCAACGCGAGCGGCGTGCTCCAGCCGGAGACCACGGTGGACGTCAAAAGCAAGGCGGGGGGCGTCGTCACGCACCTCGCGGTCGAAGAAGGCTCCATCGTTCGGGCGGGTGACCTGATCGCCGAGATAGACCCCCGAGACACGCAAGCACTCTACGAGCAGGCGGTTGCCGACCTTTCCTCGAGCACCGCTCGCAGGCAGCAGAGCGTGCTTCAGTATGGCATTCAGACGGTCCAGGCCCAGACCTCCGTGCGATCCGCCGAGGCGGCTCTGGAGGCTGCGCGTATCCGGCTCAGCAACCTGGAAGAACGGGCCAGAATTCAGCCATCTCTCACGTCCGCCAGCATCCAGCTGGCGCGGGCCGATTACGAAGTGGCGGTAGAGGCGTTGGGACAGCTTCGCTCTGTCACCATCCCCCAGACTCGCGCGCAGGTCAAAGGTGACCACGACCGAGCCAAAGCCGACCTGGACTCCGCTAGAGCCAATCTCGAGCGGCAGGAGAGCCTCTTGGCCAAAGGGTATGCCAGTCAGCTCGCTGTAGAGCAGGCACGGAGCGCCCACGAGGCTGCGGCTGCGAGCTACGCGACGGCAAAGGAGCGGCTCTCGCGCCTCGAGCAAGACATTGCCGCTCAGCTAAAGACAGCCGAAGCCAGGGTCGCACAGGCCAAGGCCGCTTTGGAGCGTGCCGAGGTCTCCGAGGCCGACGTGCGGATCGCCCAACGGGAACGGGACGACGCGCGCCAGGCCGTGAGGCAGGCAGAGGAGGCGCTTCGGCAAGCCAGAGCTTCCACCCGGCAGGTGGACATAAGCAGGGCCGAGATCGCCGCGGCTGCCGCCGCCATCAAGCGCAGCGAGGTGTCTCGGGACAACGCGAAGGTTCAGCTCGACAGCACCACGGTCCTGGCTCCGCGCGCAGGGGTAGTCATCAAGAAGTACTTGGAAGAAGGCACGATCATCCCTCCCGGCACGAGCGTGTTTAGCGAGGGTACTTCGATCGTCCAAATCGCCGATGTGTCCCGCATGTACGTCGAGGTGCTCGTGGACGAGGCGGACGTGGGCCGAGTGAGCGTCGGACAGACAGTGCGGGTGACGCTCGAATCCGCTCCACGCTCCCCCGTCCAGGGGAGGGTAACGCGGGTAAACCCGGGCGCAGAGACCGCATCCGGGGTCACCCAGGTCAAGGTGCGCGTAGCCATTACCCCGAGGGCCGAGGTGAGGCTGATGCCCGGCCTGAACGCGAGCTGTGAGTTCATCCTACGAGAAACCAAGAACGTGCTCTCCATCCCCATCCAAGCCCTGCAACACGAAGGTGAGAAGACGTACGTGGAGGTGATGAATGCCAAGGGAGAGCCCGTGCGACGCGACGTGAAGGCAGGCCTGATGGGTAACACGATGGTCGAGATCACAGACGGCCTGAACGAAGGCGAAGAGGTCGTCACCAGCAAGATCGACATGAAGGCGATTCGCGAGCAAGAAGAGAAGATGCGCTCCACACCACAAAGCCCGTTCAGCGGCGGCTCGCGCACTGGCATGGGCCCTGGCAGTGGCGCGGGAATGATCGGTGGAGGCAGACCGAGATGAGCGTCACCGAGAGTCTTCGCACGGCGCTCGGAGCTATTGCTACCAACCGCCTACGCTCGGTCCTAACCATGCTCGGCGTGATCATCGGCGTGGGATCGGTGATAACCATGATAGGCATTGCCGAAGGGAGCAAGCGTCAGGCGATGGAGCAGCTGGATGCGCTCGGGCGAAACCTGATCCTAGTGTTCCCTCAGCGGTCGTTCGGTGGCGTTGCGCAGGCCTCCGACGAGGCGCAGTCCTTGCGCCAGTCGGACGTTGAGCTGATTCGCCGTGCGGTACCCACCGCCGCGAACGTGTCGGGCGAAGTGCGTCTGCGGGCGCAAGTGAAGTATGGAAACCGAAACGAGCGCACGATGGTCACCGGAGGCGAGCCGGAGATCCAATACATTCGCAACATCAAGCTGAAGGAAGGACGCTTCTTCACTGCGGCGGAGAACGAGGCAGCCGACAAGGTGTGCGTACTCGGATATGACATCTACGACCGCCTGTTCGAAGGGGGGTCGGCTCTGGGCGCGACGATACGCCTGAACAACCAAGACTTTCAGGTGATCGGCGTCGCTGCGTTCAAAGGCGGCCAAGGATTCATGAACCCTGACGATGCTGTATTCGTGCCTATTCGGACCTCGCTGGGGCGCCTGCAGCGACGTGACACGCTGAGTGGTATCGCAGTGCGTGCCGTGGACTCCTCCACCATGGCATACACCTTGCAGCAGGTGCAATCCACGCTGGCCCGTGTTCGGCGAAGCGCGAGCGGCGAGGAGTTGTTCCGCGCATTCAATCAGGGCGAACTGATCGAGACGGCGGAGGGGCAGGCACGAGTTTTCGGACTTCTGCTTGCGGGGATCGCAGGCGTATCGCTGGTCGTGGGTGGCAT contains:
- the galT gene encoding galactose-1-phosphate uridylyltransferase, producing MSELRWHPFLREWVITATHRQDRTFFPPDDYCPLCPTKPGGFPTEIEREDYDIVVFENKFPSLQRTPPEPSVEGNDLCPVRPAVGVCEVVCYTSDHNATFADLDLRRVTRLVDVWADRTEELGARPEVHYVFVFENKGKEIGVTLSHPHGQIYAYPCIPPKIRTELDASREHFDRTGRRLMSDVVRMEEEDGRRLVARTGIWQAFIPFFARYPYETYIAPVEHRGGLPELSRSDRRDLAAALLDMARRYDKLWGFSLPYMMVFHQQPTDGGDHGHYTMHVEFYPPYRTPDKLKFLAGSESGAGAFINDTMAEEKAAELRSADPGPVS
- a CDS encoding efflux RND transporter periplasmic adaptor subunit is translated as MKRTFLILATVIGGLALLWWFMVGNRAKEPDVIYRTEKATRNTVTLSFNASGVLQPETTVDVKSKAGGVVTHLAVEEGSIVRAGDLIAEIDPRDTQALYEQAVADLSSSTARRQQSVLQYGIQTVQAQTSVRSAEAALEAARIRLSNLEERARIQPSLTSASIQLARADYEVAVEALGQLRSVTIPQTRAQVKGDHDRAKADLDSARANLERQESLLAKGYASQLAVEQARSAHEAAAASYATAKERLSRLEQDIAAQLKTAEARVAQAKAALERAEVSEADVRIAQRERDDARQAVRQAEEALRQARASTRQVDISRAEIAAAAAAIKRSEVSRDNAKVQLDSTTVLAPRAGVVIKKYLEEGTIIPPGTSVFSEGTSIVQIADVSRMYVEVLVDEADVGRVSVGQTVRVTLESAPRSPVQGRVTRVNPGAETASGVTQVKVRVAITPRAEVRLMPGLNASCEFILRETKNVLSIPIQALQHEGEKTYVEVMNAKGEPVRRDVKAGLMGNTMVEITDGLNEGEEVVTSKIDMKAIREQEEKMRSTPQSPFSGGSRTGMGPGSGAGMIGGGRPR
- a CDS encoding ABC transporter permease → MSVTESLRTALGAIATNRLRSVLTMLGVIIGVGSVITMIGIAEGSKRQAMEQLDALGRNLILVFPQRSFGGVAQASDEAQSLRQSDVELIRRAVPTAANVSGEVRLRAQVKYGNRNERTMVTGGEPEIQYIRNIKLKEGRFFTAAENEAADKVCVLGYDIYDRLFEGGSALGATIRLNNQDFQVIGVAAFKGGQGFMNPDDAVFVPIRTSLGRLQRRDTLSGIAVRAVDSSTMAYTLQQVQSTLARVRRSASGEELFRAFNQGELIETAEGQARVFGLLLAGIAGVSLVVGGIGIMNIMLVSVKERTREVGLRKAVGATQDAILSQFLLESIVLCLLGGLIGIAVGVGGVKLIAGFIGVPPVVVASGVVLAFGFAALVGIVFGLYPAYLASKLQPIEALREE